In the Juglans microcarpa x Juglans regia isolate MS1-56 chromosome 6D, Jm3101_v1.0, whole genome shotgun sequence genome, one interval contains:
- the LOC121268832 gene encoding flavonoid 3'-monooxygenase CYP75B137-like, which produces MSMTQLKAVLFDIVVAGSETTTTMSEWVMARLLKHPEIMRKVTEELTEIVGLDNLVEESHLPKLHYLEAVIKEAFRLHPPGPFLILRTPSESSIIGGYLVPKGSSIFLNAWSIQRDPKYWDNPLEFKPERFLNNAYGRFDYSGNNLKYFPFGSGRRICAGLTLGERTLKYILASFLHSYKWKLPQGSEIEFSDVFGVTTKKKNPTIAIPTPRLSKSELYTE; this is translated from the exons ATGAGCATGACCCAACTCAAGGCCGTGcttttt GACATAGTGGTGGCTGGATCCGAAACCACAACAACTATGTCAGAATGGGTGATGGCAAGATTGTTGAAACATCCAGAGATAATGAGAAAGGTCACTGAAGAATTAACAGAAATCGTGGGGTTGGACAACTTAGTTGAAGAATCTCATTTGCCCAAGTTACATTATTTAGAAGCGGTTATTAAAGAGGCGTTCCGTTTGCACCCACCTGGTCCTTTCCTAATACTACGTACTCCAAGTGAATCTAGCATCATTGGAGGGTACCTTGTACCCAAAGGTTCTAGTATTTTCCTGAATGCTTGGTCTATACAAAGGGATCCAAAGTATTGGGACAATCCATTGGAATTTAAACCTGAGAGATTTCTGAATAATGCTTATGGTAGGTTTGATTATTCGGGCAACAATCTTAAGTATTTTCCATTTGGGTCGGGGAGAAGAATATGCGCAGGGCTTACACTCGGAGAGAGGACACTCAAATACATCTTGGCTTCATTTTTACATTCCTACAAGTGGAAATTGCCACAAGGTTCAGAGATAGAATTTTCTGACGTGTTCGGTGTTACTACCAAGAAGAAGAATCCAACCATTGCAATTCCAACGCCAAGGTTATCCAAGTCTGAGCTCTACACAGAATAG
- the LOC121235550 gene encoding flavonoid 3'-monooxygenase CYP75B137-like — MAWWRSFAGDERFSRTTLTVLISIFAVLWLLWSIKKQRKAAVPPLPPGPRGLPIVGYLPFVGTELHTKFEQLYGIYGPIYKVWLANKLCIVISSPSLVKEVVRDQDVIFSNRDANTAARTVTYGAVDIAFSPNGADWKMLRKMFVREMLSPANLDSTFSLRREELRNTIRNVYDKKGTPIDVGELAFVTVMNAIMIMLWGGTLRGEEGAKFGAEFKHIFAELVIILAKPNVSDLFPALARFDLQGIRRKAKRISETIDGGTR; from the exons ATGGCATGGTGGAGGTCCTTTGCTGGCGACGAGAGATTTTCTAGAACAACTCTCACTGTTTTGATCAGTATATTTGCGGTGTTATGGTTGCTATGGTCCatcaagaaacaaagaaaggcTGCAGTACCTCCATTGCCACCAGGTCCCCGTGGCTTGCCAATAGTCGGGTACCTTCCGTTTGTAGGTACAGAACTTCATACAAAATTTGAGCAACTGTATGGGATCTATGGCCCCATCTATAAGGTTTGGCTTGCAAATAAATTGTGCATTGTGATTAGCTCACCCTCGCTAGTTAAAGAAGTTGTTCGTGACCAAGACGTAATATTTTCCAACCGTGATGCTAACACAGCTGCACGTACTGTCACATACGGGGCAGTCGATATTGCTTTTTCCCCGAATGGTGCTGACTGGAAGATGTTGCGGAAGATGTTTGTGAGAGAGATGCTAAGTCCAGCAAATCTTGATAGTACCTTCTCTTTACGAAGAGAAGAGCTAAGGAACACCATTAGAAATGTGTATGACAAAAAAGGTACCCCTATAGATGTAGGGGAACTGGCGTTTGTAACGGTGATGAATGCCATCATGATCATGCTGTGGGGTGGCACGCTACGAGGAGAGGAAGGGGCTAAGTTTGGAGCAGAGTTTAAGCATATCTTTGCGGAATTAGTGATCATTCTCGCAAAACCAAATGTTTCGGACCTTTTCCCGGCTTTAGCAAGGTTTGATTTGCAAGGAATTAGAAGGAAAGCAAAGAGAATTTCTGAAACCATTGATGGA GGAACAAGATGA
- the LOC121268833 gene encoding calcium load-activated calcium channel-like, which translates to MASPHIYSSFKYSDSLTVVAISFCTAIAYEIISWLLIYRINSYKSRSSIDKATKKLEMMKTESSTKIAKQSKTKKMERVENSLKESSHSLSLFKFKSDAVVALVLFIVFGLLNSLLLGFSPPRGANYFHNIFNQ; encoded by the coding sequence ATGGCCTCTCCTCATATCTACTCCTCTTTCAAGTACTCTGACAGCCTCACCGTCGTGGCCATTTCGTTCTGCACTGCCATAGCCTACGAGATTATCTCCTGGCTCCTCATCTATCGCATCAACTCCTACAAGTCGAGGTCCTCAATTGACAAGGCTACCAAGAAGCTGGAGATGATGAAAACCGAATCCTCCACCAAGATCGCCAAGCAATCTAAGACCAAAAAGATGGAACGCGTCGAGAACAGCCTCAAGGAGTCGAGCCACAGCCTCTCCCTCTTCAAGTTCAAGTCCGACGCCGTCGTCGCCCTTGTCCTCTTCATCGTCTTTGGTCTTCTTAACTCACTCTTATTAGGGTTTTCACCACCACGCGGTGCCAACTAtttccataatattttcaacCAATAA